The Natronomonas salsuginis genomic sequence TTTCCACGTGTAGCCCCGCTCGTCTTTCAGTTCGGTTAGCCATTCGTGCTGTTCTTCGCTGACCTGTAGACGCACATCTTTGGGCATGCATATTTGTTATCTTCTGTGCGTTTTATGTGCTTCGGTTCCGTAGGAGTAGGGGGGACCGCCACCGCCACGAAAACGCTCGAAGCCACGCTCACGCCACCGACGGCGCACAAAGAGCGTCGGCTTCAGCGGACCGTGGCGACGTACCGCCACGCTCTCTCGGAGTCCTTCGACTCCGGCGCGGACACGCAGTCGGCGGTCAACGATGTCGTCACCGGCTACAACCTCACGTCCTACGCGAAGGACGCGCTCAAGAACTACATCCCGCAACTCCACCGGACATACAACGCCGAGGAGTTGGACGAGGACCACCCCGTTCGATTCACGAACCGAGGGTGGCGTCTCGACCACTCCGAGGATCGAGAACACGAGTTCTGTTGGCGCGTTCCGCAGGCCGGGCGTGGCAACGCGTTCTGGATTCCGCTCCGCATCAACCCCGCACAACGCGAGTTGTGGGACGACCTGCGCGACGGCGGCGTGTCGGTCGGCGAGTTCCGACTGACCGAGAACCGCACCAACTGGGTACTCCACGTCACCGTTGAGTACGAGGTCGCGGAGCCAGAGGAGTCGAACGACCTGACGCCGGTCGGCCTCGACATCGGTGAATCCAAACTCCTGACGGGCTGTGCCTGTCGGGACGGTACTCCGACCCAACCGATGCTGTTCGACGGCGGACGCGCCCGGCACCTCCGCAAAGAGATGTTCACGACCCTCCGCCGTCTCCAACAGCGAGACGCTGAGTGGCGCGTGGACGAACGATTCGACCAGAACGCTTTGACGGATATCGTGGAGAAGGCGTCCCGAGATGCCGTTGAGTACGCTCGGTCCTTCGAGAATCCGGTTATCGTCCTCGAAGATTTGTCGTACATCCGTGAACATCTCAACTACGGCAAGCGGCTGAACCGACGCCTCCACAACTGGGCGTTCGCGCGCCTCACCGGACGCATCGAAGATAAGGCTCGTGACGCTGGGATTCCGGTGCGATTCGTGAATCCGGCGTACACCAGTCAGACGTGTCACGCCTGCGGCCACCTCGGTTCGCGGTCGTCGCAAGCCGAGTTCCGATGCACGAAC encodes the following:
- a CDS encoding RNA-guided endonuclease TnpB family protein, with amino-acid sequence MCFGSVGVGGTATATKTLEATLTPPTAHKERRLQRTVATYRHALSESFDSGADTQSAVNDVVTGYNLTSYAKDALKNYIPQLHRTYNAEELDEDHPVRFTNRGWRLDHSEDREHEFCWRVPQAGRGNAFWIPLRINPAQRELWDDLRDGGVSVGEFRLTENRTNWVLHVTVEYEVAEPEESNDLTPVGLDIGESKLLTGCACRDGTPTQPMLFDGGRARHLRKEMFTTLRRLQQRDAEWRVDERFDQNALTDIVEKASRDAVEYARSFENPVIVLEDLSYIREHLNYGKRLNRRLHNWAFARLTGRIEDKARDAGIPVRFVNPAYTSQTCHACGHLGSRSSQAEFRCTNAECWVSEYQADINAAANIAGHLNPRGESLSLKPTGDDSPRDGSACESTTGHREQSRQSRQTTLGDFSSETSDDEASLVGSPAL